One genomic region from Natrinema caseinilyticum encodes:
- a CDS encoding TIGR04024 family LLM class F420-dependent oxidoreductase, which yields MTDRDVHLPVAAQPTIDSIADYTRTAEAAGYDCAWLPETWGRDGVTVLSAMAERTESIDIGSSILNTYSRSPALLGQTAATLQELSDGRFRLGLGPSGPIVIENWHGMEYGNPLRRTRETVEIVQQVLSGETVDYDGDDFDLSGFRLRCEPPETVPPVEVTGMGPKAVELAGRFSDGWHGIMLTPDGMRDRIEDVERGAELGDRDPDEVQVTAGVTCCALSDPEEARALTRQHIGFYIGGMGTFYRDALERQGYDEAVDIYDAWQEGDRERALELVEEHILDDLCAAGEPETVRETLERYEAVDGIDAIAVSFPRGANEEQVRQTMEAVAPTN from the coding sequence ATGACTGACAGAGATGTCCACTTACCGGTCGCTGCCCAGCCGACGATCGACTCGATCGCAGACTACACGCGGACGGCCGAAGCGGCCGGCTACGACTGCGCGTGGCTTCCGGAGACGTGGGGTCGTGACGGCGTCACAGTGCTTTCGGCGATGGCCGAACGAACGGAGTCGATCGATATCGGCTCGAGCATTCTCAATACCTATTCGCGGTCGCCAGCGCTGCTGGGCCAGACGGCGGCGACGCTCCAGGAACTTTCGGACGGCCGCTTCCGACTCGGACTCGGTCCGAGCGGCCCCATCGTGATCGAAAACTGGCACGGGATGGAGTACGGAAATCCCCTCAGGCGAACGCGCGAAACGGTCGAAATCGTCCAGCAGGTCCTTTCGGGCGAGACCGTCGATTACGACGGCGACGATTTCGACCTGTCCGGGTTCCGGCTGCGCTGTGAGCCGCCGGAGACGGTGCCCCCCGTCGAGGTCACCGGGATGGGTCCGAAAGCCGTCGAACTCGCCGGTCGGTTTTCCGACGGCTGGCACGGTATCATGCTCACCCCCGACGGGATGAGAGATCGGATCGAAGACGTCGAGCGCGGCGCCGAACTCGGCGACCGCGATCCGGACGAGGTCCAGGTCACCGCGGGGGTAACCTGCTGTGCGCTCTCCGACCCCGAGGAGGCCCGCGCGCTGACCCGTCAGCACATCGGGTTCTACATCGGTGGGATGGGAACGTTCTACCGGGACGCACTCGAGCGACAGGGCTACGACGAGGCGGTGGACATCTACGACGCCTGGCAGGAGGGCGACCGCGAGCGCGCCCTGGAACTGGTCGAGGAGCACATTTTGGACGACCTCTGTGCCGCGGGCGAACCGGAAACGGTTCGGGAGACGCTCGAGCGCTACGAGGCGGTCGACGGCATCGACGCCATCGCCGTTAGCTTCCCGCGGGGTGCCAACGAGGAGCAAGTCCGACAGACGATGGAGGCAGTGGCGCCGACCAACTGA
- a CDS encoding SDR family NAD(P)-dependent oxidoreductase, with protein MSTRQFSVDGDVALVTGSSSGIGKAIAERFADDGVDVVVCSRAQENVDPVAAEINDSDRPGRALAVECDVTDRDAVDALVEATVEEFGGLDVLVNNAGASFMADFDDISPNGWQTIIDINVTGTYHCTHAAAEYLKDGGGSVINLASVAGQDGSPLMSPYGAAKAAVINFTTSLSNEWAGDDVRVNCIAPGYVATPGVESQMGVSADAIDREEVARRIGTVDEIADVAQFLSSPASSYVVGETITVRGVPQIGEDLEV; from the coding sequence GCGACGTCGCGCTCGTTACGGGGTCCTCGAGCGGGATCGGGAAGGCGATCGCCGAGCGGTTCGCCGACGACGGCGTGGACGTCGTCGTCTGCTCGCGAGCACAGGAGAACGTCGATCCGGTCGCCGCGGAAATCAACGACAGCGACCGTCCCGGCCGGGCTCTGGCGGTCGAGTGCGACGTCACGGACCGCGATGCGGTCGACGCGCTCGTCGAAGCCACCGTCGAGGAGTTCGGCGGTCTCGACGTCCTCGTCAACAACGCGGGCGCGTCGTTCATGGCCGATTTCGACGATATCTCGCCGAACGGCTGGCAGACGATCATCGACATCAACGTCACGGGTACCTACCACTGTACCCACGCCGCGGCCGAGTACCTGAAAGACGGCGGCGGGTCCGTGATCAACCTGGCCAGCGTGGCCGGCCAAGACGGTTCGCCACTCATGAGTCCCTACGGCGCGGCGAAGGCGGCCGTCATCAACTTCACGACCAGCCTCTCCAACGAGTGGGCCGGCGACGACGTCCGCGTCAACTGCATCGCGCCGGGGTACGTCGCGACGCCGGGCGTCGAGAGCCAGATGGGCGTCTCCGCGGACGCCATCGACCGCGAGGAGGTCGCCCGCCGGATCGGAACCGTCGACGAAATCGCCGACGTCGCACAGTTCCTCTCGAGTCCCGCCTCGTCGTACGTCGTCGGCGAAACCATCACGGTCCGCGGCGTCCCGCAGATCGGCGAAGACCTCGAGGTCTAA